GGCGACATCACAAGGTTGATAGCTCCCGGTGCTGAGGGCGTTCAGTTCGGCAAGCGCGGCATATCCATTGGCATGGTAATTACCGGTATCCCAATTGGGATTGGGTATCTCTTCAGGCAAGAGTGCATACACTACGATGCGGTAGGTTCTCGATTCGGGATAGAGCGCCCTGATTTGTGCAATGACATCGATCAGGCTTCCGCTTCCGGTGCCTCCAGCCAAACCGCAACAGATATGAAAGGTGATACTCGCTTCACCGCCAGTCGTCAGTTCGGAAGCGAGTTGTTTGAGCTGATCCTTGAAGGTTCGCGCCTTACTGGCGAAAAGAAAGCGTCCGAGACGGCGTTTCTGACCTCCCAGCGTTTCTCCGACGATGCTGTTAAGGATAGCTTTCCACTGTTCGTGACTGCCTATCCATGGTTTGATATTTGGATAGCCTCCCAGGTTATCGAGCACCTGCTTGAGATTGCTTCCGGTAATGAGCAGTTGATTGCGCGGTGAAAGTTGAACATTTTCGCCCAATATTCTCCAACTGACATCATCGACAGCCATCATCTCTTTACTGGAGTCTATATAGAGATATTGAAGGTTTATGATTTATGGATGATTGCTGCGAAACTCCTGAAAAACGTTTTTCCGTAATGCGCGAAGTATTTTACCTCCGGTTCCACCAAGGCCGATCAGTAAGTGGTTGTGCATATATATTTGTTATTTATTAGCAAACAATGTTGATCCTGGTGTGACCCGCGATGACGGGTTATTGCTCCAAAGTACTGTTGATAAATCATTGGTCTCAGCAAGTGAAATACAGATATCTCCTATGAAAAAAACAGCAAATTCCAACGGCGAACCAAAACACCTTCGTTAATCGATATAACTTCCCTGCAAATAAGGGAGTAGCTGATCTGTATTTTTATAAGAATTTTAATTTATCAAATACCAACAAATTTCTTTTTTTGTTACGGGGTATTTATGTTAATTCTTTGTGAACTCTTTGTTATAGTGGCAATTACAGTATATGATTGATACCTTCATAGGGCTTGTAGATATTGCTCATCTGCCGATGCTGTCAAGATTATACTCAAGCTCCAGAAAAAAGTCATGAGCAAGATCCTGAGAAATCGGTCTTTTATGGCCAAAGCTGAAAACAATGCTCTTAGTAGCAAAAGACAGTGCGCCCCTCTCTTGGCACTATCAGGGAGGAGTACCATTCGACCGGACTCAAGCTCATGCACAACTTCCTCCGGATTTCCGAGCTTGTCTGAGCCGCAACGCTTCATGATCGATCCGCGCCGCATCCGCCTCCTGAACGAGAAGCATGACGGAGAGGGCACGGTGATCTACTGGATGTCACGCGACCAGAGAGTGCATCATAACTGGGCGCTGCTCTTTGCCCGCAGAAAAGCGGAACTCCTGCAGCAGCCTCTTGTGGTACTCTTTACGCTTGCGCCCTCGTTTCTCGGGGCCCCGCTCCGCCATTACGATTTCATGCTCAAGGGCTTGCGGGAGGTTGAAGCCGATCTCCGGGAACTCAACATTCCCTTTGTGCTCCTGCCGGGTGAACCGGGAACAGCACTCCCCCGCTTTGCAGAAAAGATCAAAGCAGGGGTGGTGGTCACCGATTTTTCACCGATAAAGATTGCACGAGGGTGGAAAAAAGAGGTGGCCCGGCAGCTCACCGCTCCGCTCTATGAGATTGATGCCCACAACATTGTCCCCTGCTGGATCGCTTCCGGCAAACAGGAGTATGCTGCCAGAACGTTCCGTCCAAAAATAAACGCCCTGCTTGGTGAGTTTCTGACCGACTTTCCCGAGCTTGAGCCGATTGCTTCGCCCTCTGCATACCCGACTGTCGATTGGAGCGCTGTTTACCGTACCCTGAAGGCTGACCCGGAGGTGTCGCCTGTTGAGTGGCTGAAACCGGGAGAAAAGGCGGCAAACGAGTGCCTTGAGAGCTTCCTGCAAAACAGGCTTGCCTCCTATGCGGTAGAGCGCAATGATCCCAATGCAGGAGCAACCTCCCATCTCTCCCCCTATCTGCACTTCGGCTAGATCAGCGCCCAGTTCATCGCCATAGAGGCCGGTAAAAGCGAGGCACCGGAATCCGACAAAAAAGCCTTTCTTGAAGAGCTGATTGTACGGCGGGAGCTGGCCGATAACTACTGCTGCTATAATAATCACTATGACTCCTATGAAGGCATCCCGGAATGGGCCAGAGAGAGCCTGAAGCAGCATGGCGACGACCAGCGGGACTATCGCTACACCGTCGAAGAGTTTGCCGCCGGAAAAACGCATGAAAAGCTCTGGAATGCCGCGCAGCATGAGCTGATAAGAACAGGGGTCATCCACGGCTACATGCGGATGTACTGGGCAAAAAAAATTCTTGAGTGGAGTGAAACCCCTGAGCAGGCATTTGAGACGGCAATCTTCCTCAATGACCGCTTCGCCCTTGACGGAAGGGAGCCGAATGGTTACACCGGGGTCGCATGGTCAATCGGAGGGCTACATGACCGTCCCTGGTTTGAGAGGCCGGTCTATGGAAAAATCCGCTACATGAACGCATCAGGGTGTGCTCGGAAGTTTGATGTCAACCGATATATCGCCCGCAATGAAGGTGGTTCGAAGGGTAGCGCAGAGGGGTACACAGGGGCAAAGGAGCAGCACGACCTGTTCCCCTGAAGGTGCAAGAGCGCCATCAGGGGAACAGGTGAGCATATAAAAGGCCTTATTCGATAACCAGATCAATGGTGCGGCGCTGCAAATCCACACTGTTCACCTTGACCTTGACCCGCTGACCAATCTGCAACCGCTTTTTGCGCCGTTTGCCGACCAGAGAGTAGGTTGCCTCGTCATATTCGTAATAGTCATCGGTGAGATTGCGCATGTGCACCATCCCCTCAATGGCAAAATCAACCATTCTCACATAGATGCCGTAATCGGTCGCGCCTGAGATAACACCGGGATAGACCTTGCCGACATGGCTGGCCATATACTCAACCTGCTTGAGCTTGATCGACTCGCGCTCGGCCTCCACAGCGCTTTTTTCACGCTCGTTTGATATCTGGCAGACCGTCTGGATCTTGTCGGTCAGTTCAGCAAGGCGTGTTGCCGAGATTTTCCGGCGTTTCTTCCGGAGGTTCTCATACTCAAAGAGCATACGGTGCACAATCAGGTCAGGATAGCGCCTGATGGGCGAGGTGAAGTGGGTGTAGTGCTCAAAGCCGAGACCGTAATGGCCCACATTGTCGCCGGTATAGACCGCTTTCGACATACAGCGCAGCACCAATTCGCTGACTAGAAACTCAATATTGGAACCCTTCACCTGCTGCAAGAGCTGCCGAAGCGCTGAGGCTGAAACAATCGGCCCCTCCTTGCCCCGGTTCAGCTTGAGATCAAAGCCGAGCCTCTTGACAAAGTTTGCAAGAATAAGCACCTTCTCCTGCTGGGGAGCGCCATGCACCCTGTAGATCACCGGCTGCGGCTCCTTCTTGTTCTCCTTGAAGGTCTTGGTGAGATATTTGGCCACCTTGCGGTTGGCAAGCAGCATGAACTCCTCGATAAGACGATGGCTGCCGAGACGCTCCTTCTTCATCACTTCAAGCGGTTCGCCCTTGCTGCCAAGCTTGAAACGCACCTCTTCGGTTTCAAAATCGAGACCGCCATGCTTGAAGCGTTTTTCACGCAGAAGAACACTGAGGCGGTCAAGCGCCTGCAACTCATCAACAAAATCACCCTTGCCCTGCTTCAGAATCTCCTCGACATCCTCATAGGCAAACCGGCGCTTGGAGTGAATAACCGTTTTGTTGAACTCATGCTTGCGCACTTCACCATCAGCGCTCAGCGTCAGAAAAACGGAAAAGGCCATCCGGTCAACACCAGGATTGAGGCTGCATATCTGCTCGGAAAGCCGTGCAGGCAGCATCGGAATCACCCGGTCAACCAGATAAACCGAGGTAGCCCTTTTGAGCGCTTCACGGTCAAGAGGAGAGTTTTCCGGCACATAGTGCGATACATCGGCAATATGGACGCCTATTTTATATTGTCCATCCTCAAGCATCTCAATTGAGAGTGCATCATCAAAATCCTTCGCATCGACAGGATCAATGGTAAAGACAACCTTGTCGCGAATATCAAGTCGCCCTTTCAGATCCTCATCGGTAATACCCTCACGAATGGAGGCCGCAAAATCGAGCAGTGGTTTGTCGAAGGTTTCGTCAATGCCACGGCTCCGGGCAATGGCGCTCACTTCAACCGCTGAGTCGCCCGCAGTACCCAGAATTTCAAGCACCTTGGCCTGGATCTGCCCCTCCTTGCTGAAATCAAGCTCCCCTACAAGCACCTTCTGACCATCAACCGCCTTGCGGGCATTTCTGATTGGTACAATGATTTCAGGCAGAATCTTTCTGTCGTCAGCCTTAAGCACAAATTTGCGGTTTGCCTTGGTCAGTGTACCGACAATTGTGGTAATACGACGGGTAAGAACCTTCTGCACCGCGCCTTCACAGCGCTGATGGGGAGTGGATTTGGAAGAATAGGTATCCGGAACCTTCGAAACAAGCACCTCGACTTCGTCGCCATGGATGGAGAGACCCATATCGCCAGCCTTGATGAAAATATCGTCATCAAACCCTTCGACATCAACAAAACCATAGCCATTGGGATGGGTCGAGATATGGCCGGTATAGCTCTTGGCCACGGTGTACTGCTTCTTTCCGGGAAGAGGAAAGGGCTTGGCAAGCTCAAGATGATCTTCATAGGTGGTCGCCTCTGTGCCCGACATGCCATAACAGCGGTTGGAGTCCTTGTCAACGGCCCCCTCTTCCTGCAGTTTGTGCAGCACATACCAGAAACCGGGAAGTTGTTTTGATTCGGTATACCCAAGAGCTTTGGCCAACTCTACCGACTTGAAGCGCTCACCATCATGGTCAGCAAAAAAAGTAACAATTTCGGCACCGAGAGAGCTCTCTCCCCGCCTGAAAAGAAACTCGTTAATAAGAATATGGTCATTCGGCTTCACCCGCTCACCGGTAAACTGCACAGAAGGCCTGTGCCCCTTGTTGCCAGGGCTCCTTGTTTTTCGTTTAAAACGCTCTTTTGCCACTACATTCAATCGTTTATGTTAGCATTCCATTTCCGGCATCACGCACTATTGCGCAACACCGGATCTGTTCAACCAAAACCTTTTTATGCTTCCGAAAATTATTAACATCAGAATACTTCAGCAAAAAAAAATCAGCAATAGAAGCAATAGAGACAATGAACACGCTTGAAACTCATGAAGCTGCAAATGCAAGAGAAAAAAACCGGCGCGTTGAGGAAAAAAAGTAACGGCAAAAAGGTTAAATTCCTGTTTCAGGGGAGTTCTGTCAATAAGGTCTTGAATGAAACTTTAGAATTTTAACATAATGAAAAGTCGCCACAAAACACTCTGAAGAGCGGGAATTTTCATTGTTTTCAATAAGAAAAGAACCAGATATGAATCGATTTCTCTCATCAAGCCGTTACCTTATCCTGATTGCTGTTGCCGGAACATTCCTTGCTGCCAGCACTTTGTTGCTCTACGGTGGCATTTCCGTTTTTCAGCAGATCATCTATACCGTTATGGAGAGCTCGGTCAGCTCCAAAGGGGCAAAGGTGCTTATGCTCGGATTCATAGAAAACGCGGATATCTTCCTTGTGGGAACAGCCCTCTATATCATGTCACTGGGGTTGTTCGAGCTCTTTATTGACGATTCCATAGAACTTCCCGAATGGCTTGTCATTCATACGCTCGACGACCTCAAAGAGAAGCTAATCGGCGTGATTGTTGTTGTTATGGCTGTTGTCTTTCTCGGCCACGTCGTAAACTGGCATGGTGAAACCGAAATTCTTTACCTTGGTGGAGCCATAGGTCTTGTTGTCGTCGGACTGACCTATTTTACCGAACACAAGAAAAAAGCGCCTTACGAAAAGAAACCGTAATCTTCGACTGTTTGACGTTCAAAACCACCTTCGCGTACGAAAATAAGCCATCATGGCAACGAGAATGACACTCATGACTCCAACCATCGCCCAAAAGCCCCACTGCCACTCAAGACCCGGCATGGAACGAAAATTCATGCCGTAAACTCCTGCCAGAAAAGAGAGCGGCATGAAAATGGTGGCGATTGTGGTCAGCACCTTCATGATCTCGTTCATCCGGTTGTTGACTATGGCCAGCCAGGTATCGTACATGCCAAGAACAATATCTCGATAGGTTTCGATGGTTTCATTGATAAGAATGACATTGTCGTACACATCCCTGAAAAAAGGCCAGGTTGCCACATCATCAATAACCTTGTAGTGATCACGGCTGATACTGTTGATAATCTCCCGCATCGGCCGTACCGATTTCCGTAAAAGAATCAGCTCCTTTTTTAGGATATAAATAGATTGAAAGATATCCCCGCCAGATGTTGTGAAGAGCTCCTGGTCGAGCAGTTCAATACGACTTTCAAGCTCTTCAAGAACGGTAAAATAACTCTCCACAATGGCATCAACGAGAGCATAGGCAAGATAGTCTGCTCCCCGTTTTCGTATTCCAGTCCCCTGACTTTTGATTCGCTCCCTTACCGCATCAAACATATCTCCCGGTTTTTCCTGAAAGGTGAGGACATAATTACTGCCGATCACCATGCTCAACTGCTCTTCAACAACATCTCCAGTTACCTTTTCAAGTTCAAGCGTCCGGAGCACCAGAAAAAGGTAACTCTCAAAGTCCTCAAGTTTGGAACGCTGCTCCGTATGCAGGATATCTTCAAGGGTCAGGGAATGAATACCGAAAAGCTTGCCAGCCTCCTCAATTACCGACACATCATGCAGTCCGTCAATATTGATCCAGAGAACCCGCTGCTGATCTTTCCATTCCGCACATTCGGTAACATTGCCCACCGGCATGTGAAACTCACGCTCTTCATCATAGCCGAAAACCGTTATGACGCAATCGGCTGTTTTCTGTTCGCCGATATGAAGCAGTGTACCGGGAGGCTGCCCTATCGTCCTCGACAGGTTGCGCATCACCTTTTTCATGGGCTTGGGCGGAGCATGAACTGCCTTCCCCTTGCGTCGCACACTCTTTTTGGCTGTCATAACCATACGCTCCTGTTTTCCCGGCTCCTGACCAGTCGGCACCTTTGTTACCGCGTCCATTGCCAGTTCCTGATTTCCGGCATATCCTCGCCGTATTTACGGATATACTCCTTGTGGGCAATCAGTTTGTCGCGCACATGCTGCTTTACGTAAGCTGCCCGCTGCCTGAGACGGGGAACCCGCTCCACAACGTCGGCTACAAGATGAAAGCGGTCAAGATCGTTCATCACCACCATATCAAACGGCGTGGTGGTTGTTCCCTCCTCCTTGTATCCCCTGACATGCAGATTTTTATGGTTGGTACGCCGGTAAGTCAGACGGTGAATCAGCCAGGGGTAACCATGATAGGCAAAAATGATCGGCTTGTCGGTGGTAAAAATATCATCGAAATCCCGGTCTTTGAGTCCATGAGGGTGCTCTTCGCTGGGCTGAAGGGTCATCAGATCAACAACATTGACCACACGAATCTTGAGATCGGGGATTTTGTCCCGTAAAATATCGACAGCCGCGAGCGTTTCAAGCGTAGGAACGTCCCCGGCGCAGGCCATAACCACATCCGGATCACCATCTTCGGCATCGTTTGAAGCCCACTCCCATATACCAATGCCGCTCGTGCAGTGCCTTACAGCAGCATCCATGTCGAGCCACTGCCATGCGGGCTGTTTACCGGCAACAATCACATTGATATAGTTGCGCGAACGCAGACAGTGGTCGGTAACCGAGAGCAGCGTATTGGCATCAGGGGGAAGATAGACCCGAATCACATCAGCCTTCTTGTTCACCACATGATCAATAAAACCGGGATCCTGATGGGAAAAGCCGTTATTGTCCTGCTGCCAGACATGGGAGGTCAAGAGATAGTTCAGCGAGGCGATGGGACGACGCCAGGGAATTTCATCATTGGTTATCTTCAGCCACTTTGCGTGCTGATTGAACATCGAATCGATGATGTGGATAAAGGCCTCATAGCAGGAAAATAAACCATGCCGACCCGTTAGCAGATAGCCCTCAAGCCACCCCTGGCAGGTATGCTCGGAAAGAATCTCCATAACCCTGCCGTTCCGGGAAAGACTTTCGTCATAGGGCATAACGCTTTCCATCCAGGTGCGGTCGGTAACTTCAAAAAGCGATCCAAGCCGGTTGGATGCAGTTTCATCAGGGCCGAATACCCTGAAATTGGAATCATGCTCATTCTGCTTCATGACATCCCGTAAAAAGGTACCCATGACCCTTGTTGCCTCAGCCCTGACAGAGCCAGGTGAGGACACTGAGACCGCATACTCCCGGTAATCAGGCATATGCAGCGACTTCAAAAGCAATCCCCCGTTGGCATGAGGATTATCACCCATCCGCCTCTGCCCTTTGGGTGCAAGTTCTTTCAGTTCCGGCTTCAGCGCCCCTTCGGCAGTAAACAGCTCTTCCGGGTGGTAGCTCTTCATCCACTCTTCAAGCAGCGCAAG
The DNA window shown above is from Pelodictyon phaeoclathratiforme BU-1 and carries:
- the rnr gene encoding ribonuclease R — its product is MAKERFKRKTRSPGNKGHRPSVQFTGERVKPNDHILINEFLFRRGESSLGAEIVTFFADHDGERFKSVELAKALGYTESKQLPGFWYVLHKLQEEGAVDKDSNRCYGMSGTEATTYEDHLELAKPFPLPGKKQYTVAKSYTGHISTHPNGYGFVDVEGFDDDIFIKAGDMGLSIHGDEVEVLVSKVPDTYSSKSTPHQRCEGAVQKVLTRRITTIVGTLTKANRKFVLKADDRKILPEIIVPIRNARKAVDGQKVLVGELDFSKEGQIQAKVLEILGTAGDSAVEVSAIARSRGIDETFDKPLLDFAASIREGITDEDLKGRLDIRDKVVFTIDPVDAKDFDDALSIEMLEDGQYKIGVHIADVSHYVPENSPLDREALKRATSVYLVDRVIPMLPARLSEQICSLNPGVDRMAFSVFLTLSADGEVRKHEFNKTVIHSKRRFAYEDVEEILKQGKGDFVDELQALDRLSVLLREKRFKHGGLDFETEEVRFKLGSKGEPLEVMKKERLGSHRLIEEFMLLANRKVAKYLTKTFKENKKEPQPVIYRVHGAPQQEKVLILANFVKRLGFDLKLNRGKEGPIVSASALRQLLQQVKGSNIEFLVSELVLRCMSKAVYTGDNVGHYGLGFEHYTHFTSPIRRYPDLIVHRMLFEYENLRKKRRKISATRLAELTDKIQTVCQISNEREKSAVEAERESIKLKQVEYMASHVGKVYPGVISGATDYGIYVRMVDFAIEGMVHMRNLTDDYYEYDEATYSLVGKRRKKRLQIGQRVKVKVNSVDLQRRTIDLVIE
- a CDS encoding YqhA family protein; amino-acid sequence: MNRFLSSSRYLILIAVAGTFLAASTLLLYGGISVFQQIIYTVMESSVSSKGAKVLMLGFIENADIFLVGTALYIMSLGLFELFIDDSIELPEWLVIHTLDDLKEKLIGVIVVVMAVVFLGHVVNWHGETEILYLGGAIGLVVVGLTYFTEHKKKAPYEKKP
- the corA gene encoding magnesium/cobalt transporter CorA; this translates as MDAVTKVPTGQEPGKQERMVMTAKKSVRRKGKAVHAPPKPMKKVMRNLSRTIGQPPGTLLHIGEQKTADCVITVFGYDEEREFHMPVGNVTECAEWKDQQRVLWINIDGLHDVSVIEEAGKLFGIHSLTLEDILHTEQRSKLEDFESYLFLVLRTLELEKVTGDVVEEQLSMVIGSNYVLTFQEKPGDMFDAVRERIKSQGTGIRKRGADYLAYALVDAIVESYFTVLEELESRIELLDQELFTTSGGDIFQSIYILKKELILLRKSVRPMREIINSISRDHYKVIDDVATWPFFRDVYDNVILINETIETYRDIVLGMYDTWLAIVNNRMNEIMKVLTTIATIFMPLSFLAGVYGMNFRSMPGLEWQWGFWAMVGVMSVILVAMMAYFRTRRWF
- a CDS encoding phosphoketolase family protein, with protein sequence MALSPLSSGGPLSVDELQRIDAYWRAANYLSVGQIYLMDNPLLREPLKPEQVKPRLLGHWGTTPGLNFIYAHLNREICQRDLNVIYLAGPGHGGPAIVANVWLEGTYSEYYPNISEDAAGMKKMFRQFSFPGGVPSHVAPETPGSIHEGGELGYALSHAFGAVFDNPDLVAACVVGDGEAETGPLATSWHSNKFLNPARDGAVLPILHLNGYKIANPAFLARLPHDELESLMIGYGYKPCFVEGSDPAIMHQKMAAALDNCLDEIAEIQHEARAHGATERPLWPMIVLRSPKGWTGPKEVDGKKTEDFWRSHQVPFSAVRENPAHLALLEEWMKSYHPEELFTAEGALKPELKELAPKGQRRMGDNPHANGGLLLKSLHMPDYREYAVSVSSPGSVRAEATRVMGTFLRDVMKQNEHDSNFRVFGPDETASNRLGSLFEVTDRTWMESVMPYDESLSRNGRVMEILSEHTCQGWLEGYLLTGRHGLFSCYEAFIHIIDSMFNQHAKWLKITNDEIPWRRPIASLNYLLTSHVWQQDNNGFSHQDPGFIDHVVNKKADVIRVYLPPDANTLLSVTDHCLRSRNYINVIVAGKQPAWQWLDMDAAVRHCTSGIGIWEWASNDAEDGDPDVVMACAGDVPTLETLAAVDILRDKIPDLKIRVVNVVDLMTLQPSEEHPHGLKDRDFDDIFTTDKPIIFAYHGYPWLIHRLTYRRTNHKNLHVRGYKEEGTTTTPFDMVVMNDLDRFHLVADVVERVPRLRQRAAYVKQHVRDKLIAHKEYIRKYGEDMPEIRNWQWTR